One genomic region from Sciurus carolinensis chromosome 2, mSciCar1.2, whole genome shotgun sequence encodes:
- the Isl2 gene encoding insulin gene enhancer protein ISL-2: protein MVDIIFHYPFLGAMGDHSKKKPGTAMCVGCGSQIHDQFILRVSPDLEWHAACLKCAECSQYLDETCTCFVRDGKTYCKRDYVRLFGIKCAKCQVGFSSSDLVMRARDSVYHIECFRCSVCSRQLLPGDEFSLREHELLCRADHGLLLERAAAGSPRSPGPLPGARGLHLPDPGSGRQPSLRPHVHKQTEKTTRVRTVLNEKQLHTLRTCYAANPRPDALMKEQLVEMTGLSPRVIRVWFQNKRCKDKKKSILMKQLQQQQHNDKTSLQGLTGTPLVAGSPIRHESAVQGSAVEVQTYQPPWKALSEFALQSDLDQPAFQQLVSFSESGSLGNSSGSDVTSLSSQLPDTPNSMVPSPVET, encoded by the exons ATGGtggatattatttttcattatcctTTTCTGGGTGCTATGGGGGATCATTCCAAGA AGAAGCCCGGGACCGCCATGTGCGTGGGCTGCGGGAGTCAGATCCACGACCAGTTTATCCTTCGGGTGTCGCCCGACCTCGAGTGGCACGCCGCCTGCCTCAAGTGCGCCGAATGCAGCCAGTACCTAGATGAGACGTGCACGTGCTTCGTGAGAGACGGGAAGACCTACTGCAAGCGGGACTACGTAAG GCTGTTCGGCATCAAATGCGCCAAGTGCCAGGTGGGCTTCAGCAGCAGCGACCTGGTGATGCGAGCGCGGGACAGCGTATACCACATAGAGTGCTTCCGCTGCTCGGTGTGCAGCCGTCAACTGCTGCCCGGAGATGAGTTCTCACTGCGGGAGCACGAACTGCTCTGCCGCGCAGACCACGGCCTCCTGCTTGAGCGCGCCGCGGCCGGCAGCCCGCGCAGCCCCGGCCCGCTCCCCGGAGCCCGCGGCCTGCATCTGCCAG ACCCTGGGTCGGGCCGACAGCCCTCACTGCGCCCGCACGTGCACAAGCAGACAGAGAAGACAACCCGCGTGCGGACTGTGCTCAACGAGAAGCAGCTGCACACTCTGAGGACGTGCTACGCCGCCAACCCGCGGCCAGATGCTCTCATGAAGGAGCAACTTGTGGAGATGACCGGTCTGAGCCCGCGGGTCATTCGCGTCTGGTTCCAGAACAAGCGGTGCAAGGACAAGAAGAAATCCATTCTTATGAAGCAGCTGCAGCAACAGCAGCACAATGACAAGACG AGCCTGCAGGGACTGACCGGGACGCCCCTGGTGGCGGGCAGTCCCATTCGCCACGAGAGCGCGGTGCAGGGCAGCGCAGTGGAGGTGCAGACCTACCAGCCTCCATGGAAAGCACTCAGCGAGTTCGCACTCCAGAGTGACCTGGACCAACCAGCCTTCCAGCAGCTG GTCTCCTTCTCCGAGTCCGGTTCCCTAGGCAACTCCTCTGGCAGCGACGTGACCTCCCTGTCCTCGCAGCTCCCGGACACTCCCAACAGTATGGTGCCGAGTCCCGTGGAGACGTGA